From a single Raphanus sativus cultivar WK10039 chromosome 3, ASM80110v3, whole genome shotgun sequence genomic region:
- the LOC108845862 gene encoding E3 ubiquitin-protein ligase SP1 isoform X1 has product MYIPAAVVCCGLGILIRLANGSGKMTYQILRQAIPVNDLKGLGECLENEEIENPIVVVRGTVGSTSTVDKSDLGVFIEERAKLDIEVTDASGSVVPESKTKFVTRKEVPWYLDDGTARVYVCNYRLAEGFYDTLKQYFSREPFSTYLKTFDSDGKEKLMLTDDVDCWKRQQVLEIGTYLTVVGTAVRDKDGAPTISAYRFFNGHIELDDFVNDLELGLETGGNLSLYLIALSAVLVALNILRT; this is encoded by the exons ATGTATATTCCAGCTGCTGTTGTATGTTGCGGCCTTGGCATCCTAATCAGATTGGCAAACGGCAGTGGAAAGAT GACTTATCAGATTCTACGTCAAGCTATACCGGTGAATGACCTGAAAGGACTGG GGGAATGTCTTGAAAATGAGGAGATAGAAAACCCCATCGTTGTGGTGCGTGGAACAGTTGGATCAACCTCAACTGTGGATAAGAGCGATTTGGGAGTTTTCATCGAGGAAAGG GCTAAACTTGATATTGAGGTGACGGATGCCTCTGGTTCAGTAGTACCCGAATCTAAAACCAAGTTCGTGACCCGTAAGGAAGTTCCTTGGTATTTG GATGATGGTACTGCTCGAGTGTATGTTTGTAATTACCGACTTGCGGAAGGGTTTTATGATACACTAAAACAATACTTCTCTCGTGAACCATTTAGTACATACTTAAAAACCTTTGATTCTGATGGAAAAGAAAAACTCATG cttactGATGATGTTGATTGTTGGAAGCGTCAGCAAGTTCTTGAGATTGGCACGTATTTGACCGTTGTTGGTACG GCTGTGAGAGACAAAGATGGAGCTCCCACGATATCAGCATATCGGTTCTTCAATGGACATATCGAACTTGACGATTTTGTTAATGATCTTGAATTAGGATTAGA GACTGGTGGGAATTTATCCTTATACTTAATAGCTCTGAGTGCGGTTTTGGTCGCTCTGAACATATTGCGAACTTGA
- the LOC108845862 gene encoding E3 ubiquitin-protein ligase SP1 isoform X2 encodes MYIPAAVVCCGLGILIRLANGSGKMTYQILRQAIPVNDLKGLGECLENEEIENPIVVVRGTVGSTSTVDKSDLGVFIEERAKLDIEVTDASGSVVPESKTKFVTRKEVPWYLDDGTARVYVCNYRLAEGFYDTLKQYFSREPFSTYLKTFDSDGKEKLMLTDDVDCWKRQQVLEIGTYLTVVGCERQRWSSHDISISVLQWTYRT; translated from the exons ATGTATATTCCAGCTGCTGTTGTATGTTGCGGCCTTGGCATCCTAATCAGATTGGCAAACGGCAGTGGAAAGAT GACTTATCAGATTCTACGTCAAGCTATACCGGTGAATGACCTGAAAGGACTGG GGGAATGTCTTGAAAATGAGGAGATAGAAAACCCCATCGTTGTGGTGCGTGGAACAGTTGGATCAACCTCAACTGTGGATAAGAGCGATTTGGGAGTTTTCATCGAGGAAAGG GCTAAACTTGATATTGAGGTGACGGATGCCTCTGGTTCAGTAGTACCCGAATCTAAAACCAAGTTCGTGACCCGTAAGGAAGTTCCTTGGTATTTG GATGATGGTACTGCTCGAGTGTATGTTTGTAATTACCGACTTGCGGAAGGGTTTTATGATACACTAAAACAATACTTCTCTCGTGAACCATTTAGTACATACTTAAAAACCTTTGATTCTGATGGAAAAGAAAAACTCATG cttactGATGATGTTGATTGTTGGAAGCGTCAGCAAGTTCTTGAGATTGGCACGTATTTGACCGTTGTTG GCTGTGAGAGACAAAGATGGAGCTCCCACGATATCAGCATATCGGTTCTTCAATGGACATATCGAACTTGA
- the LOC108846571 gene encoding uncharacterized protein LOC108846571, with protein MANPALSKGWIKNLSSLSSRVYFLLIILQIPLFRVPCKSGMCMSPIHVTSSQLISSEIFPVPMIKALLYPGAIVNGLSTNMTFPKWDNVLDLYNLTIVKDASAVPDLQRLEVLAGSYFSVAGAFVGLLKPGRMGMFGSLLLVWGLVKEGILKKPMNTDPSRTVYVYPTMVIAMICAFSMINYNLKKATSAAPARLIAKPLMSSSKSKLK; from the exons ATGGCGAATCCAGCGCTATCAAAGGGATGGATTAAGAACTTGTCTTCATTATCTTCACGTGTTTACTTCCTCTTGATCATCCTCCAGATTCCTCTCTTCAG GGTTCCATGTAAATCTGGAATGTGTATGTCGCCCATCCACGTGACATCATCTCAGTTGATTTCTAGTGAGATCTTCCCTGTTCCGATGATTAAGGCTCTCCTATACCCTGGTGCTATCGTCAATGGTCTTTCCACCAACATGACGTTTCCAAAGTGGGATAATGTGTTGGATCTTTACAACCTCACCATTGTCAAAGATGCATCTGCAGTTCCCGATCTTCAGCGCCTAGAG GTTCTTGCAGGGAGCTACTTCTCTGTAGCTGGGGCCTTTGTGGGTTTGCTAAAGCCTGGTAGGATGGGAATGTTTGGATCGTTGCTGCTAGTTTGGGGTCTTGTCAAAGAAGGGATCTTAAAGAAGCCAATGAATACCGACCCATCCAGGACAGTTTATGTGTACCCAACCATGGTGATTGCCATGATCTGCGCTTTCTCTATGATAAATTATAACTTGAAGAAAGCTACGAGTGCGGCTCCTGCTCGTCTCATTGCTAAGCCTCTCATGAGCTCTTCAAAATCTAAGCTcaagtga
- the LOC108847885 gene encoding disease resistance protein TAO1-like — MDSSFFLTTLAAAIGLFTVLRKLRFHQEDNRKKDPSSSSPSSSLSPSIVPPPSSSRIWTHDVFPSFRGEDVRRDFLSHIQMEFERKGITPFIDNEIKRGESIGPELIRTIRGSKIAIILLSRNYASSKWCLDELVEIMKCREELGQTVMAVFYKVDPSDVKNLTGDFGKVFKKTCAGEERECIERWRQALAKVATIAGYHSDNWVNEAAMIKKIATDISDVLNNFTPSNDFDSLVGMGAHLEKLKPLLCIGSDEVRMIGIWGPPGIGKTTIARVAYNQLSNSFQLSVYMDDLKAHPTRLCSDDYSLKLQLQQQFMSQITNHKDMVVSHLGVVSNRLKDKKVLVVLDGVDRSIQLDAMAKETWWFGPGSRIIITTQDQKLLRAHGINHIYKVNFPTNDEALQIFCMHSFGQKSPKDGFEELAREVTQLAGELPLGLRVIGSYFRGMSKQEWINVLPRLRTSLDADIRSILKFSYDALDDEDKDLFLHIACFFSYEEIHKVEEYLAKKFIDVRQRLNVLAEKSLISIDWGVIRMHSLLEKLGREIVCKQSVHEPGQRQFLYEFREICELLTGDATGSKSVIGIKLDYYKIEEELDVSEKAFDGMSNLQFLQVTNGYRKTLQLTRGLNYLSHKLRLLHWSHFPMSCFPCNVNLEFLVELIMIGSKLEKLWEGTKPLRSLKWMDLSDSVNLKELPDFSTATKLEKLYLRNCWSLIKLPRLPGNTMEELDIGGCSSLVEFPSFTGNAVNLLKLNLVSFPNLVELPSYVGNATNLQNLNLSNCSHLVELPLSFGNLHKLQTLILKGCNKLENFPNNTTLEFLNDFDLAGCSSLDLGGFSSIGNVVNLQTLNLSSLPQLLEVPSFIGNATNLEDLILSNCSNLVELPLFIGNLEKLKRLRLEGCSKLEVLPTNINLESLFELNLNDCSMLKRFPEISTNIRNLYLIGTAIEQVPPSIRSWPRLDELKMSYFENLKDFPHALERITCMCLTDTEIEEVPPWVKKISRLSVFVLKGCRKLVTLPAISESVRYMDASDCNSLEILECSFHNQYLTLNFTNCFKLNQEARNLIIQNSCRYAVLPGGQVPPYFAHRATGGGPLTIKLNEKPLPKYMIFKACILLVSKVDHDGSPEENSMEVDIIYQNSNKKLYPALAEHLYIFRVEAEVTSSELLFEFKLGSNDVWEIGECGLVQDLEIP, encoded by the exons AtggattcttctttttttctcacCACTCTTGCTGCTGCAATAGGTCTCTTTACCGTTCTGAGAAAACTTAGATTCCATCAAGAAGATAACAGAAAAAAagatccttcttcttcatctccttcatctTCTTTATCTCCTTCAATAGTTCctccaccttcttcttctcgcATCTGGACACATGATGTCTTTCCTAGCTTCCGCGGGGAAGATGTACGCAGAGATTTTCTCAGTCATATTCAGATGGAGTTCGAAAGAAAAGGAATCACTCCATTCATTGATAATGAAATCAAAAGAGGAGAATCTATCGGTCCCGAGCTCATTAGGACGATTAGAGGATCTAAAATCGCAATTATCTTGCTCTCCAGGAACTATGCCTCCTCAAAATGGTGTCTTGATGAACTGGTGGAGATTATGAAGTGCAGAGAAGAGTTGGGTCAGACTGTCATGGCTGTTTTCTACAAAGTGGATCCTTCTGATGTGAAAAATCTAACCGGAGATTTTGGGAAAGTCTTTAAAAAAACTTGTGCTGGTGAAGAAAGGGAATGCATTGAGAGATGGAGACAAGCTTTGGCAAAAGTGGCCACAATCGCTGGTTATCATTCAGACAACTG GGTTAATGAAGCGGCCATGATCAAAAAAATCGCCACTGATATTTCAGACGTGCTGAATAATTTCACACCATCAAATGATTTTGACTCGTTAGTTGGGATGGGAGCTCATTTAGAGAAATTGAAACCATTGTTATGCATAGGCTCAGATGAGGTGAGGATGATTGGGATTTGGGGACCTCCTGGGATTGGTAAGACCACAATCGCTAGAGTCGCATACAACCAACTGTCCAACAGTTTTCAACTGAGTGTCTATATGGATGATCTCAAAGCACACCCTACAAGACTGTGTTCCGATGACTACAGCTTAAAGTTGCAACTACAACAACAGTTTATGTCTCAAATAACAAACCATAAGGATATGGTTGTTTCTCATTTGGGAGTTGTGTCAAATAGGTTGAAGGACAAGAAAGTTCTTGTTGTTCTTGATGGCGTGGACCGGTCAATACAACTAGATGCAATGGCGAAAGAGACTTGGTGGTTTGGTCCCGGAAGTCGGATTATAATCACAACACAAGATCAGAAACTTCTTAGAGCACATGGAATTAACCATATTTACAAAGTGAATTTTCCAACAAATGATGAGGCTCTCCAAATCTTTTGTATGCATTCTTTTGGTCAAAAGTCCCCTAAAGATGGTTTTGAGGAGCTTGCTCGGGAAGTTACACAACTTGCTGGTGAACTCCCTTTGGGGCTAAGGGTTATTGGTTCCTACTTCCGGGGAATGAGTAAGCAAGAGTGGATAAATGTGCTACCAAGATTAAGGACTAGCCTTGACGCTGATATTCGAAGCATTTTGAAGTTCAGCTATGATGCTTTAGATGATGAAGATAAAGATTTATTTCTTCATATAGCCTGCTTCTTCAGCTATGAAGAGATTCACAAAGTGGAAGAATATCTTGCAAAGAAGTTCATCGACGTGAGGCAAAGACTTAACGTCTTAGCTGAAAAATCTCTCATATCTATCGACTGGGGAGTTATAAGGATGCATAGTTTGCTAGAAAAATTAGGTAGAGAAATTGTTTGCAAACAATCTGTTCATGAGCCTGGACAGCGCCAGTTTCTGTACGAATTTAGAGAGATCTGTGAATTGCTGACTGGTGATGCAACA GGTAGTAAAAGTGTCATAGGGATAAAGCTGGACTACTACAAAATAGAGGAAGAATTAGATGTAAGTGAGAAAGCCTTTGATGGAATGTCAAATCTCCAATTCTTACAAGTCACCAATGGTTATCGTAAAACATTGCAATTAACTCGAGGTCTAAACTATCTGTCTCATAAACTTCGACTACTACACTGGAGCCATTTTCCTATGTCCTGTTTTCCTTGCAATGTAAACTTGGAGTTCCTTGTTGAACTAATCATGATTGGCAGCAAGCTTGAGAAGTTGTGGGAAGGAACTAAA CCGCTTCGAAGTCTCAAGTGGATGGATTTGAGTGATTCTGTAAACTTGAAAGAGCTTCCTGATTTCTCAACTGCCACCAAACTTGAGAAATTGTATTTACGCAATTGCTGGAGTCTAATCAAACTCCCTCGCTTGCCTGGAAATACTATGGAGGAACTAGATATAGGTGGATGCTCGAGTCTTGTGGAGTTTCCCTCCTTTACTGGGAATGCCGTTAATCTCCTCAAATTGAATCTTGTCAGTTTCCCAAATTTGGTGGAGCTCCCTTCATATGTTGGGAATGCCACCAACCTGCAGAATTTAAATCTTAGTAACTGCTCGCATCTGGTGGAACTTCCTCTCTCGTTTGGAAACCTGCATAAGCTTCAGACACTGATATTAAAAGGATGCAATAAGCTAGAGAATTTTCCCAACAACACCACACTAGAATTTTTGAATGATTTTGATCTCGCTGGATGTTCAAGTCTTGATCTCGGTGGATTCTCGAGTATCGGAAATGTTGTCAATCTTCAGACATTGAATTTAAGTAGTCTACCACAATTGTTGGAGGTGCCTTCTTTCATTGGGAATGCCACTAATCTAGAGGACTTGATACTTAGTAATTGCTCAAATCTGGTGGAACTTCCTCTTTTCATTGGAAACCTTGAGAAGTTGAAAAGGCTGAGATTAGAAGGTTGCAGTAAGCTAGAGGTTCTTCCCACCAACATCAACTTGGAATCTTTGTTTGAACTTAATCTCAATGATTGCTCCATGTTGAAACGTTTTCCTGAGATCTCCACAAATATTAGAAATCTCTACCTCATAGGAACTGCAATAGAACAAGTGCCTCCCTCGATCAGGTCATGGCCTCGTCTTGATGAGTTGAAGATGTCATACTTTGAAAACCTCAAGGACTTCCCTCATGCTCTTGAAAGAATCACATGCATGTGCTTGACCGACACAGAGATAGAAGAGGTTCCTCCCTGGGTCAAGAAAATATCTCGTCTGAGTGTATTCGTGCTCAAGGGATGCCGAAAGTTGGTAACACTCCCAGCCATTTCGGAGTCCGTCCGTTACATGGATGCAAGTGACTGCAACTCTCTGGAGATACTAGAGTGCTCCTTTCACAATCAATACCTTACGCTCAACTTCACCAACTGCTTCAAACTGAATCAAGAAGCGAGAAACCTCATCATCCAGAATAGTTGTAGATATGCAGTCTTACCAGGTGGACAAGTGCCTCCATACTTCGCTCACCGAGCTACTGGTGGAGGTCCATTGACAATCAAGTTGAACGAAAAGCCTCTTCCAAAGTACATGATATTTAAAGCTTGCATCTTGCTGGTTAGTAAAGTTGACCATGACGGTTCCCCTGAAGAGAACTCGATGGAAGTGGATATCATATATCAAAATAGCAATAAAAAGCTGTATCCGGCTTTAGCAGAGCATCTGTACATATTCCGAGTCGAAGCGGAGGTTACTTCCAGCGAGCTTCTCTTTGAGTTCAAGCTGGGAAGCAATGATGTTTGGGAGATAGGAGAATGTGGGCTAGTCCAAGACTTGGAGATCCCTTGA
- the LOC108847886 gene encoding probable sugar phosphate/phosphate translocator At4g32390, translating into MGKGGTLSDSVIKKIILSYSYVAIWIFLSFTVIVYNKYILDKKLYNWPYPITLTMIHMSFCSTLAVLLIKVFKLVEPVSMSRQTYLRSVVPIGALYSLSLWLSNSAYIYLSVSFIQMLKALMPVAVYSIGVFLKKESFKSDTMTNMISISFGVAIAAYGEARFDVFGVMLQLGAVAFEATRLVLIQILLTSKGINLNPITSLYYVAPCCLAFLFIPWIYVELPVLRDTSSFHFDYVVFGTNSLCAFALNLAVFLLVGKTSALTMNVAGVVKDWLLIAFSWSVIKDTVTPVNLFGYGVAFLGVAYYNHAKLQALKAREAQKKVQQGDEESGRLLEEREGGDGDGKKNESDN; encoded by the coding sequence aTGGGGAAAGGAGGCACCCTCAGCGACAGCGTGATCAAAAAGATCATACTCTCCTACAGCTACGTAGCGATATGGATCTTCCTAAGCTTCACAGTCATCGTCTACAACAAATACATCCTCGACAAGAAGCTCTACAACTGGCCTTACCCGATCACCCTCACCATGATCCACATGTCCTTCTGCTCCACCCTAGCGGTCCTCCTCATCAAAGTCTTCAAACTCGTCGAGCCGGTGTCAATGTCTCGCCAGACTTACCTCAGATCCGTCGTCCCCATCGGAGCGCTGTACTCTCTCTCCTTATGGTTATCCAACTCCGCATACATCTACCTCTCCGTATCATTCATACAGATGCTCAAAGCTCTGATGCCCGTCGCGGTCTACTCCATTGGCGTCTTCCTCAAGAAAGAATCGTTCAAGTCCGATACCATGACGAACATGATATCCATCTCCTTCGGCGTCGCGATCGCAGCTTACGGCGAAGCGAGATTCGACGTCTTCGGTGTGATGCTCCAGCTCGGAGCTGTTGCTTTCGAAGCGACACGTTTGGTTTTGATTCAGATCTTGTTAACTTCCAAAGGCATCAACCTTAACCCCATAACGTCTCTTTACTACGTGGCTCCTTGCTGCTTAGCGTTCTTGTTTATCCCCTGGATCTACGTGGAGCTCCCTGTTCTTAGAGACACGTCTAGCTTCCACTTCGATTACGTCGTCTTCGGGACGAACTCGTTGTGTGCGTTTGCTTTGAACCTAGCTGTGTTTCTTCTAGTGGGGAAGACTTCGGCGTTGACTATGAATGTTGCTGGCGTGGTTAAAGATTGGCTGTTGATCGCTTTCTCGTGGTCTGTGATTAAGGATACTGTGACTCCTGTTAACCTTTTCGGGTACGGGGTAGCGTTTTTGGGAGTTGCGTATTATAATCACGCGAAGTTGCAGGCGTTGAAGGCCAGAGAGGCTCAGAAGAAGGTTCAGCAAGGGGATGAAGAGAGTGGGAGGTTGTTGGAAGAGAGGGAAGGTGGTGATGGTGATGGTAAGAAGAATGAGTCTGataactaa